ATTTTTTTGCGCAGGGACAATGAATCGAGGAGTCAATACTGTCCCGCTGGAAGTATCGACAGAATGCAAGGCAACACAATTTGTCCTGGTGGcaattccaattccaatgTTCGAACTTCAAAGTGTGCCACCACAAGTGCCACATAGTGTAATTGaaataagaacaaaaaaaagttacctCACTGTTTGTTGAGATGTCCGTTACATCCGAGGCTCCGGAAACCTCTCCAGCAGGAGCCAAAAACGATAGCCTGTCGAAGGCAAACCATCGTATCGTACTTGCCGGCTGGCTTTCTAGCGCTCGGCGGTTTTTATGGTATGAACTTTTCAGCACATCccatttttggcgcaccgcttccgTTGGTAGCTGCAGCTGGGCAGCAACTCGTTTCAACGCTGCATTCTTCTTGGAACGATGTTTAAAGTGCACGTGCTTGGTGTTCCACAGCAGTGGTTCCTCCTGCATAGCATCAATGACTTTAAACATCAGTTCACGTGTCcactaaaacagaaaacagacaaacaatAATACTCTATCGGCCATCTCCATAATCCTTTAAAGCGGCTCTTACCAGAACTCGTTCTCTTTCGTAGACCACACGCTCCGATCCATCAATTCCGTTATGgctcgccattcttttctgcggataacatgaataacgacttttgttttttcaccATCTTAAAATTActttccgcatttcgcactTACCTTTCCCGAGTAAGGCGTTTCTTGCGTTGGATATGTTGTGGAATAATGAGGACGGTGGTGCTTATGTTTTTTACGATGGGTGTTAAGGTCATCCTGTTCAAGACCCAtaacatcattcgttgtttgcagctgctTATCGACCTCTTCGTACTCTAATTTGGTggcaattggattttcctctgaCTCGAAAAAATCATCAGGTTGGTCAATCAATTGCAAAAGGTGCGCACCATCTGGTGCcgtaacttcagttttgattaacaattctgtgccaaccgtttgttcggcagagtggccaagatggtctTTACAGATATCTGCGGTTCTGGAAAATGATGTACTGTTGATGTTATACCTTTTAATATGCatcaaacaccaacttactcaacaccgtCCTCTTGCTGAATGAATGCCGAAGCTTCCATTTTCACTACAATCGTCTATTTCTGAGCAGAACTTTTGTAAATTCGTTTACTTTGCAATTGTAGAATAAACAAACTTTGCTTCAATGGTTTTCTGCCTTGAACTACCGAAAGATTTTTGACAGcgtctgtcgtcgtcgtctacaCTATGAGAAACTGGGCAAAAATGTATGGCAAGCCAAGAAACTGTCGATCTTTAGCTACCCAGCAACTGTCACTCTTTTTGCTggtgagctactttgagttgccgttgagttcctcttgtTTATGGGTTATTTTCCCGATTCGGGGTTGATAgggaatatttttcgatttgacagttggtacgggcagctttttttgcattcctttcgatcattttatttaaacagtATCTATGATTTGGGGTCAGAGTTGCTTCCGATTTGAATCGGAATTGGGGTATTCCATTTATTAAAGGGATTCCGTCGTGGTCTACAAAGCCTGGTGCATCTTGTTCGATGTTTCAAAAATCCATTCATTATTAGCGTTTCGTGACATTCCAGAGCGCTCCGGAAGTATAGAAGGCACACACAATTCTACCAGTTTTCCTTACTTTTGGAGCTGCCGATCAGATTGACTTTTTGCACCGACTTTGGAGCAACAATGAAgaagccgctacaacagcgagctgtgCGCACTGCACTATGTGCCACCACGTGCCGACACGCCTCGCCGG
The Anopheles cruzii unplaced genomic scaffold, idAnoCruzAS_RS32_06 scaffold01352_ctg1, whole genome shotgun sequence genome window above contains:
- the LOC128276488 gene encoding uncharacterized protein LOC128276488; translation: MASHNGIDGSERVVYERERVLWTRELMFKVIDAMQEEPLLWNTKHVHFKHRSKKNAALKRVAAQLQLPTEAVRQKWDVLKSSYHKNRRALESQPASTIRWFAFDRLSFLAPAGEVSGASDVTDISTNSENMEATYMGSQTLAESSSERGTAIPPTAQETSRPNNLSGGEILERLLKVIEEGLKRDNNPTWSDILGSYVSMAVKNAGNRPDTEMRRLYKEIIRLMEKFQDGGLADMGP
- the LOC128276487 gene encoding uncharacterized protein LOC128276487, which codes for MEASAFIQQEDGVETADICKDHLGHSAEQTVGTELLIKTEVTAPDGAHLLQLIDQPDDFFESEENPIATKLEYEEVDKQLQTTNDVMGLEQDDLNTHRKKHKHHRPHYSTTYPTQETPYSGKVSAKCGK